The sequence GAAGTTTTAAATATAGTAGGAATGGGGCTTATAGCGGCTATCCTAGTAGTTGTTTTAAAAGAAGAAAGACCTGAAATAGCGATCCAGGTTTCTATTTTAGTCGGTATTATAATCTTTATATTGATGGTTAACAAGATATCATTGGTTATATCAATCCTGGAAGACCTGTCACGAAAGGTTAATATAGATTTCATATATTTTTCTACTATACTTAAGATTATAGGTA is a genomic window of Koleobacter methoxysyntrophicus containing:
- the spoIIIAD gene encoding stage III sporulation protein AD yields the protein MEVLNIVGMGLIAAILVVVLKEERPEIAIQVSILVGIIIFILMVNKISLVISILEDLSRKVNIDFIYFSTILKIIGIAYITEFGAQICRDAGSGAIASKIEFAGKILIILLSVPIIVALLEMVLKIMP